Genomic window (Streptomyces cadmiisoli):
AGCAGGCATACGTGACGGAGACGGACAACGGCGGCTCGGAGCCCGAGCGCCCGGGATCTCGGCTTCGGCGCGTGGCCGGCCGGGTGGCCGCGGGCTGGCGCGGCGACCGGCGTATCTGGCGGCGCGGTCTGATCGTGGCCGCCGTCGCGCTGCTGCTGGCGCTGGTCATGGTGGGCCACGCGTACATCCCGAACAGCGTGGGCAACCTCGGCAGCCTGACCGAGACGTTCCTGCCGTGGATAGGCGTGTTCGTGCCGCTGCTGTTCCTGCTGGCCCTGGTGCGCCGGTCCGCCGTCGCGCTCATCGCCGTGCTGATCCCGGCGGTCGTGTGGTTCAACATCTTCGGCGGGCTGCTCAGCGACAAGGCGGGCGCGGCCGGCGGCCACGTCACCGTCGTCACGCACAACGTCAACGCCGACAACCCCGACGCCCCCGGCACCGCCCGGGACGTGGCCGCCTCCGGCGCCGACGTGGTGGCGCTGGAGGAGCTGACGGCCTCGGCCGTGCCGGTCTACGAGTCGGCGCTGGCGGCGGCGTACAAGTACCACTCGGTGCAGGGCACCGTCGGCCTGTGGAGCAAGTACCCGCTCCGCGACGTACGGCCGGTCGACATCAAGCTGGGCTGGATCCGGGCCATGCGCGCCACCGTGCGCACGCCCGAGGGGCCGCTCGCCGTCTACGTCGCCCACCTCCCCTCGGTCCGGGTCAAGCTGGAGGCGGGGTTCACCGCCCGCGAGCGCGACACCAGCGCCGACGCGCTCGGCGAGGCCATCGGCGACGAGCAGCTGCCCAGGACGGTCCTGCTCGGCGACCTGAACGGCACCATGAACGACCGCGCGCTCAAGGCCGTGACCGCCCAGATGCGCTCCACGCAGGGCGCGGCGGGCAGCGGGTTCGGCTTCAGCTGGCCGGCCTCGTTCCCGATGGCGCGGATCGACCAGATCTTGGTCAAGGGTGTGGAACCGGTCAGCTCCTGGACGCTGCCGGAGACGACCAGCGATCATCTGCCGGTGGCGGCGCGGGTGAAGATGGACCCGTCGTCCTGAGGGGTGGCGGCAGGGCCGTCGCAACCCGGGCTTAACCTGTCGGAATACTGAGCCTGGCAGACTTTGTTCCGAGGATGAACATAAAGTCCGCGGAACTTCGCTCTGAAAGGCCTTTCATGCCCTTGGCCCTGCTCGCCCTCGCCGTGGCCGCCTTCGGCATAGGTACCACCGAGTTCGTGATGATGGGGCTGCTGTCCGAGGTCGCGGACGACCTGCACGTCTCGATCCCCGCCGCCGGCCATCTGGTCTCCGCGTACGCGCTCGGCGTCGTCATCGGCGCCCCGCTGCTGGCCGCGGTCACCGCGCGCATGCCCCGCCGAACCGTCCTGATCGGACTGATGGTCCTGTTCGTGGTGGGCAACGCGCTGTCCGCGCTCGCCCCCGACCACCAGTGGCTGCTGGCCGCCCGCTTCCTGAGCGGACTGCCGCACGGCGCCTTCTTCGGCGTCGGCGCCGTCGTCGCCGCCACCATGGTGGCGCCGGAGCGCAAGGCACGCTCGGTGTCCCTGATGTTCCTCGGCCTCACGGTCGCCAACATCGTGGGCGTCCCGGCCGCCACCCTCACCGGCCAGCACTTCGGCTGGCGGGTGACCTTCCTCGGGGTCAGCGTGATCGGCGTGGCCGCCGTCGCCGCACTGGCCCTGCTGGTCCCGCACGACCACGGTCACGCCGCCGCCACCGGCCTGCGCGGGGAACTGGCCGCCCTGCGCTCGCTGCCCGTGTGGCTCGCCCTCGGCACCACCGTCGCCGGCTTCGGCGCGCTGTTCGCCGCGTACAGCTACATCACGCCGATGCTCACCGACTCCGCCGGGTACGCCGACACCAGCGTGACGCTGCTGCTGGCGCTGTTCGGCGTCGGCGCGACCGCCGGCAACCTGCTGGGCGGCCGCCTCGCCGACCGCTCCATGCGGGGCACCCTCTTCGGCGGCATGGCCTCGCTGGTGCTCGTCCTCGGGCTGTACCCGGTGCTCATGTCGGCCCAGTGGAGCGCCGCGCTCGCCGTGGTCCTGCTCGGCACGGCGGCCTTCGTCACCGGCTCGCCGCTGCTGCTGATGGTCCTGGAACGGGCCTCCGCCGCCCCGTCGCTGGCCTCCTCCGCCAACCAGGCCGCGTTCAACCTGGCCAACGCGGGCGGCGCCTGGGTCGGCGGGCTCGCCCTGGCCGCCGGCTTCGGCACCACGTCGCCGGCGACGGCCGGCGCGGGCCTCGCGCTCCTCGGCCTGGCGATGGCCGGCACCGCCTACGCGGTGGACCGGCGCCGCGCCGCCGCCCCGCGGACCGGGCGTGAGCGTCTGGTGGCCGGGCATGTGCCGCAGGCCTCCGAGACCGTGTCCGGCTGACGGCTCACCACTGACGGCCGCCGGGCAGGCAGCGCGCACCGCGCGAACGAAAGGGGCGCCAGGTGATCACCTGGCGCCCCTCACCGCTGTCAGGCCGTCTCCCGCCATCCGTTGGTGATCGGCAGCCGGCGGTCCTTGCCGAACCCCTTGGGGGAGATCTTCGTGCCCGGCGGGTACTGCCGGCGCTTGTACTCGGCGGTGTCCACCATGCGCAGGGTGCGGGTGACCAGCTCCCGGTCGAACCCGGCGGCGACGATCACGTCGGCGCCCTCGTCCCGGTCGACGTACCGTTCGAGGATCGCGTCCAGCACCGGGTAGTCCGGCAGGGAGTCGGTGTCCACCTGCCCCGGGCGCAGCTCGGCGCTCGGGGGCTTGGTCAGGGAGTTCTCCGGGATCGGCGGGGTCTCGCCCCGCTCCGCCGCCGCCCGGTTGCGCCACTCGGCGAGCCGGAACACCGACGTTTTGTACAGGTCCTTGATCGGCCCGTAGGCGCCCACCGAGTCGCCGTACAGCGTCGAGTAGCCGACCGCCAGCTCCGACTTGTTGCCCGGGGCCAGCACGATGTGGCCCTCCTGGTTGGAGACGGCCATCAGCATCGTGCCGCGCAGCCGGGACTGGAGGTTCTCCTCCGCCAGCCCGGTCAGACCCAGCGACCCCATGTACGCGTCGAACATCGGCTCGATCGGGACGGTGCGGAAGTTCAGCCCGGTCCGCCGGGCCAGCTCCGCCGCGTCGTCCTTGGAGTGGTCGGAGGAGTACTTCGACGGCATGGACACGCCGTACACGTTCCGCGCGCCGACGGCGTCGCAGGCGATCGCCGCGACCAGCGCCGAGTCGATCCCGCCGGACAGGCCGATCAGCACCGACTCGAAGCCGTTCTTCGCGACGTACGCCCGCAGACCCACCACCAGCGCCGAGTACACCTCCTCGGCGTCCTCCAGGCGCTCGGCGTATCCGCCGGTCCGCTCCGCCGGGTACGCCGGCAGGGGCTCCTCGGACAGCACCAGGCGGTCGATCCGCAGCCCGTCGTCCACCACGCCCGTCGGGGCGTCGGCGACGGCCGCGGGCAGGTCCAGGTCGAGCACCACGCAGCTCTCGGAGAACTGCGGCGCCCGCGCAACGACCTCCCCGTCCCGGTCGACGACGATCGAGTCGCCGTCGAAGACCAGCTCGTCCTGCCCGCCCATCATGGCGAGGTAGGCGGTGGTGCAGCCGGCCTCCTGGGCGCGCTTGCGCACCAGCTCCAGGCGGGTGTCGTCCTTGTCGCGCTCGTACGGCGAGGCGTTGACGGACAGCAGCAGCCCGGCCCGCGCCGACCGCGCCGCCGGCACCCGGCCGCCGTCCTGCCACAGGTCCTCGCAGATGGCCAGCGCCACGTCGACGCCGTGCACCCGCACGACCGGCATGGTGTCGCCGGGGACGAAATAGCGGAACTCGTCGAAGACGCCGTAGTTCGGCAGGTGGTGCTTGGCGAAGGTGAGCGCCACCTCGCCGTCGTACAGCACCGCCGCCGCGTTTTGCGGGGCGCCGGCCGGCTGGCCGTACCTGGGCTGGGCGGTCTCGCTGCGGTCGAGGTAGCCGACGATCACCGGGAGCCGGCCGAAGCCCTCCTCGGCGAGCCGCGCGGCCAGCGAGCGCAGGGCCGTCCGGGACGCCTCGACGAAGGAGGAGCGCAGGGCCAGGTCCTCGACGGGATACCCGGTCAGCACCATCTCCGGGAACGCCACGAGATGCGCTCCCTGCTCGGCGGAGTGCCGGGTCCGGCGGAGGATCGACTCGGCGTTCCCGGCGAGGTCGCCGACACGCGAGTCGATCTGGTTCAGGGCGAGGCGTAGTTGAGGCACGGAACCAGTGTAATCGTCAGAGCGACGCGATGGGGTCCCGAGGGGTGTGGGGCACCCCACGCGGAAGGGGCCGCGCACACGGGGCGGGGGTGTCCCGCGCCGCCCCGCGTCCGGGCCCGCCCCGCGCGGGTGCGCGGGGCGGGCGGGGGTCACCGCGGCGCGGCGCCCCGCTGCTTCAGCAGGTCCGCCATCAGGCCGATCTCCGACTGCTGCGCGTCGACCATCCCCTGGGCCAGCCGCTTCTCCACATCGACCCTGCACTGCTGCACACAGCTCTGGGCCATGTGGATGCCGCCCTTGTGATGGTCCGTCATCAGCTGGAGGAAGAAGACCTCGGCCTCCTCGCCGTCCAGCTTCGCGAGCTTGTCCATCTCGGTGTCGGTGGCCATCCCCGGCATCAGCGCGCCGTCCTCGCCGGCCGCCATGCCGCCCATGCCCATCCAGGCCATCGGCTCCGACGACACCTTCGGCAGCGCCCACAGGTCCAGCCAGCCCAGCATCATGCCGCGCTGGTTGGCCTGGGTCTGCGCGATGTCGTAGGCGAGCCGCCGCACGTCCTCGTCGTCGGTGCGGTCGCGCACGATGTACGACATCTCCACGGCCTGCTGATGGTGCACCGCCATGTCACGGGCGAAGCCCGCGTCGGCGGAGTCGGCCGCGGGCACGGCGGCGTCCGAGCGGCCGTCCTCGGCGACGGCGTACGTGATCCCGCCGATCGTGAGGAACACCGCCGCGGCCGCTCCCGCGATCCAGCCGGCCTGCGAGCGCCTCACTTCGACAGCCCGCCCGTGCAGGCTGCGCCCGGCTCGGGGGTCTGCTCACCCTGGACGTACTTCTCGAAGAACTTGTCGATGTTCGGGTCGTCCGCGCCGGTCACCGCCCGCTGATGGCCCCACGCCGTCAGCATGATCGGATCCTTCTGCTTCTCGTCCGGGCTCATCAGCGTGTACGGCGTCTTCTTCACCTTCGCCGCCAGCGCGTCCACGTCGGCCTTCTGCGCCTTGCTCGTGTACGTCACCCAGACCGCGCCGTGCTCCAGGGAGTGGACGGCGTTCACATCGGGGATCTCGTCGGTGTAGACGTTTCCGTTGCAGTTCATCCACGCCTGGTGGTGGTCGCCGCCGACCGGGGGCTCCACGGGGTAGGCGACGTTCTCGGCGACGTGGTTGCGGGAGAGCTCGCCCTTCCAGGTGCTCACCCCGTCCGCGCCCGCGACCAGCTTCCCGGGGTTCTTGGAGTCGCTCGCCGCGGCGCCCGAGTCGGACTGTGTCCGGACCAGGACGACACCACCGACGACGAGGCCGGCGACGACCACCGCACTGGCCGTGATGGTGAGGATGCGGTTGCGGCGCTCGCGAGATCGCTCGGCGCGCCGCATCTCCTCTATGCGCGCCTTGCGCGCCGCACTGTTCTGCTTCTTGGCGGAACCCATGGGGCTGGCCCTTCTGGGGGAACGGAGGACGGTCGGGTTCGCTGATCGTAAGGGGGGAGGTTCACGATCTCGAAGAGAGGGCACAGGAATGGCCCGATCGACGCGGGCCGGCGGACCGCCCGCGACGGGCCCCCGGCGGGTGCCGGAGCCGTCCGCGCCCCGGCGTCGGCCGGGCATTACGGATGTCGGTGCGAGCAGGCAAGATGGGCGGCAGAGCCGTACACCCGCCGTACGCGAGGCGTTCGGGCCGGGGTCGGCCGGGCGATCAAGGTCCGCAACGCGCTCGAAACGCTGTTGTGGTGGGATGCTCAGGTGCCCGACCGCTTTCCGTGCGCCGGAGACAGGCGGCCTGACCAGCAAGGATGGGGAAGCTGAAGATGGACAAGCAGCAGGAGTTCGTGCTCCGCACATTGGAGGAGCGCGACATCCGGTTCGTACGCCTGTGGTTCACGGACGTGCTGGGCTTCCTGAAGTCCGTCGCCGTGGCCCCGGCCGAGCTCGAGCAGGCCTTCGACGAGGGCATCGGCTTCGACGGCTCGGCCATCGAGGGCTTCGCCCGCGTCTACGAGTCCGACATGATCGCCAAGCCCGACCCCTCGACCTTCCAGGTCCTTCCCTGGCGCGCGGAGACGCCCGGTACCGCCCGCATGTTCTGCGACATCCTCATGCCGGACGGCTCCCCCTCCTTCGCCGACCCGCGCTACGTCCTCAAGCGCGCCCTGGCCCGCGCCTCCGACCTGGGCTTCACCTTCTACACCCACCCGGAGATCGAGTTCTTCCTGCTGAAGCACAAGCCGGTCGACGGCTCGGTGCCGACCCCGGCGGACAACTCCGGCTACTTCGATCACACCCCGACCAACGTCGGCATGGACTTCCGCCGCCAGGCGATCACCATGCTGGAGTCGATGGGCATCTCGGTCGAGTTCTCCCACCACGAGGGCGCCCCCGGCCAGCAGGAGATCGACCTGCGGTACGCCGACGCGCTGTCCACCGCGGACAACGTGATGACCTTCCGCCTGGTCATGAAGCAGGTCGCGCTGGAGCAGAACCTCCAGGCCACCTTCATGCCGAAGCCGTTCTCCGAGCACCCCGGTTCCGGCATGCACACCCACCTGTCGCTGTTCGAGGGCGACCGGAACGCCTTCTACGAGTCCGGCGCCGAGTACCAGCTGTCGAAGGTCGGCCGCTCCTTCATCGCCGGCCTGCTCCGGCACGCGGCCGAGATCTCCGCGGTCACCAACCAGTGGGTGAACTCCTACAAGCGCATCTGGGGCGGCTCCGCGCGCACCGCCGGCGCGGGCGGCGAGGCGCCGTCGTACATCTGCTGGGGCCACAACAACCGCTCGGCCCTGGTCCGCGTCCCGATGTACAAGCCGGGCAAGACCGGCTCCGCGCGGGTCGAGGTGCGCTCCATCGACTCCGGCGCGAACCCCTACCTGGCCTACGCGGTCCTGCTCGCCGCCGGTCTGAAGGGCATCGAGGAGGGCTACGAGCTTCCGCCGGGCGCGGAGGACGACGTCTGGGCGCTCTCCGAGGCGGAGCGGCGCGCGATGGGCATCGAACCGCTCCCGCAGAACCTCGGCGAGGCCCTCGGGCTGATGGAGCGCAGCGACCTGGTCGCCGAGACCCTCGGCGAGCACGTCTTCGACTTCTTCCTGCGCAACAAGAAGCAGGAGTGGGAGGAGTACCGGAGCGAGGTCACGGCCTTCGAGCTGCGCAAGAACCTGCCGGTGCTGTAGGCGCGGGTCAGCGGCCGTAGCGCCGCCGAACGGAGCTCCGGGCCGGCGGCAGGTGACCGCCGGCCCGGAGGCGTCTCACGGACCTGTCACCGGCCCCGGGCCGCCCGCGTCGAGGCCGGGGCGGCTCGGAAGCGGCGGCCCGTGACGCTCAGCAAGCGCCGGACGGCTAGTCGTCCCCGCCGCTCCGCCGCGAGCCGGAGCTCCGGCTCGCGCTGCGGGCCAATTCGCTGCCGAGCAGCGTCACCTTGGCGACACCGCGTGCCCAGCGCGGGGCGTCGCCCCGGGCCGCCCAGAAGACGCAGACACAGCCGCCGATGAGGAGCAGGAGGACGACCGACAGTATGCCGAGCATGAGCATGCTGGACCCCGTTTCGTGTGAAGGTGCGCGTCATCCTCTCAGGCGGGCCGCACCTCCAGAGGGCCCTGGTCATGAGAACGGGGGACACCTCGTGGCCGCGGACTCCCTGCCCGCGCCTGCGTCCTACTGCCCGCCGCCCGTCTGGTTCCGCAGGACCTGGTGCAGGGGCTCCGTGGCGCGGCGGCGGTACTCCTGGATCGACCAGCCGTTGCCGTCGGGGTCCTTGAAGTACATGAACGTGGCGCCGTCGTCGGGCGTGTACTGGACCGGCTCGGAGACGTCCAGGCCGCGTTCGACCAGTTCCGCGCGGGCCGCCTTGATGTCGGCGACGCACAGTTGGAGGCCCTGGTAGGAGCCGGGCTCCGGCCGGGTCTCGCCCTTCGTCATGTCCCAGATGCTGTCGCCGAGGGCGATCGAGCAGCCGGACCCCGGGGGTGTCAGCTGCACGATGCGCATGCCCGGCATGACCTCCTGGTCGATGTCGACGTGGAAGCCCACCCGGTCCCGGTAGAAGTCGCGGGCGCGGTCGATGTCGCTCACCGGCAGCGGGATCACTTCGAGCGTGAAGTCCATCGCTAGTCCTCCAAGGGGAATCGCCAGCGGGTCTGGCTGAACGGCTCCCCTTACCGAAGCCGAAAACGGTACGCGGCGCCACCGATTACACATAACCGGCTACACGCGTGCGTGACCTGTGCCGTGCCGGAAGCGGCCGTCCGCCACCTCGAAGCGCGGGAATCGCCGTACTCGGCCTCCCGCGCGGCGGCCGCCGCCCGCAGCCGGGCGTCGTCGGTGACGCGTACCGCCCCGCCCTCCACGACGAGGTCGCGCCCCGCCGCGTCGAGCAGCGCCTCGGCCTCGTCCCACGGGGGTCGCGGTGGCCGATGCGCCGCTGTGGCGGGCGTCGAGCCGGGCCGGTGGCTGACGGGTGATCACGGACCGCCCGCCGATGGTCCTCGGCGGTGGGACTCCGCGGGCACGCCGAACTCATCGGAGCCTGCGCGGGGGAGTCCGGTTAGGCTCGGCTCGTACCACGTTGATCCTGACGGGAGGGCGAGGATGACGCCGGGGCGCAGAAGCAGTACCTTCACGCGGCTGCTGCGGCACGGCTTCACCGATCCGGCCGCCGCCGAGCGACTGCTGTCCGCGATGGACCTCGGCGCCGTCCGCGACGACCCCGTACTGCTGGACGCACTGGGTGCCACCGCTGACCCGGACCTCGCGCTGGACGGCCTGGTCCGGTTGCTGGAGGCCCAGCCGACCCCCACCGACCGCCGCGAACTGCTCGACACGCTGACCGCGTCGAAGCCGCTGCGCGACCGCCTCCTCGGGGTGCTCGGCGCCTCCGCCGCCCTCGCCGAGCACCTCGCCCGGCACGCCGGCGACTGGCAGGCGCTCGTCACCTACGAACCGCGGGACCTGCACCCTGGCGTACAGGAGTTCGAGCGCGGTCTGGCCGAGGCGACCGACCCGGTCGCGCTCCGCGTCGCCTACCGCCGCTGCCTGCTGTCCATCGCCGCGCGCGACGTGTGCGGCACGATCGACCTCGCCCAGACGGCCGCCGAACTCGCCGACCTGGCCACCGCGACGCTGCGCGCGGCCCTCGCCCTGGCCGGCGCCGCCGCGCCCGAGGACGTGGCGCTGTGCCGCCTCGCCGTCGTCGCGATGGGCAAGTGCGGCGGCCACGAGCTGAACTACGTCTCCGACGTCGACGTCATCTTCGTCGGCGAGGCCGCCGAGGGCGCCGACGAGGACAAGGCACTGCGTGCCGCCACCCGGCTCGCCTCGCACATGATGCGGATCTGCTCCGAGACGACCGTCGAGGGCTCCATCTGGCCCGTCGACGCCAACCTGCGCCCCGAGGGCCGCAACGGCCCGCTGGTGCGCACGCTCAGCAGCCATCTCGCCTACTACCAGCGCTGGGCGAAGACCTGGGAGTTCCAGGCGCTGCTCAAGGCCCGCCCGGTCGCCGGGGACGCCGCGCTCGGCGCCGAGTACGCCGCCGCGGTCGCGCCGCTGGTGTGGCAGGCCGCCGAGCGGGAGAACTTCGTCACCGACGTGCAGAAGATGCGCCGCCGGGTGGTGGAGAACATCCCGGTCTCCGAGGTCGACCGCGAGCTGAAGCTCGGCCCCGGCGGCCTGAGGGACGTCGAATTCGCCGTGCAGCTGCTCCAGTTGGTGCACGGGCGGACCGATCCCTCCCTGCGCAGCGCCACCACGCTGGACGCCCTCCAGGCACTGGCCGCGGGCGGCTACGTGGGGCGGGCGGACGCCGCGCAACTGGAGGAGGCGTACCGGTTCCTGCGCTCCATGGAGCACCGCATCCAGCTCTACCGGCTGCGCCGCACCCATCTGGTCCCCGAGGACGAGGCCGACCAGCGGCGCCTCGGGCGTTCCCTCGGTCTGCGCGCGGACCCGGTCGCCGAGCTGAACCGCGAGTGGCGGCGGCACGCAGGGGTCGTACGCCGGCAGCACGAGAAGATCTTCTACCGGCCGCTGCTCGACGCGGTCGCCCAGCTCGCCCCGGGCGAGGTGCGGCTGAGCCCCGAGGCGGCCCGCCAGCGGCTCGTCGCGCTGGGCTACGCCGACCCCGCCGCGGCCCTGCGCCATCTGGAGGCCCTGGCCTCCGGCGTCTCCCGCAAGGCCGCCATCCAGCGCACCCTGCTGCCGGTGCTGCTCGGCTGGTTCGCCGACTCCGCCGACCCGGACGCCGGTCTGCTCAACTTCCGCAACGTGTCGGACGCGCTGGGCAAGACGCCCTGGTACCTGCGGCTGCTGCGGGACGAGGGCGCGGCGGCGCAGAACCTCGCCCGGGTGCTGTCCGCCGGGCGGCTCGCCCCCGACCTGCTGATGCGGGCCCCGGAAGCGGTGGCGCTGCTCGGCGACGGCGAGGGCGGCGGGCTCCAGCCGCGGTCCCGCGCGCATCTGGAGCAGGAGGTCATCGCGGCGGTCGGCCGCGCCGACAACGGCGAGCAGGCGGTCACGGCGGCCCGCGGCGTCCGGCGCCGGGAGCTGTTCCGTACCGCCGCCGCCGACATCGTCGGCTCCTACGGCACCGAGGCGCGGCCGGTCGAGGCCGACCAGGGCGCGGTGGTGGACCGGGTCGGCGGCGCGGTGTCCGACCTGACGGCGGCGACGCTGGCCGGCACGCTGCGCGCGGTGGTCAGGGAGGGCTGGGGGGACACCCTGCCGACCCGGTTCGCGGTGATCGGCATGGGCCGCTTCGGCGGGCACGAGCTGGGCTACGGCTCCGACGCGGACGTGCTGTTCGTGCACGAGCCGCGGGACGGGGTCGAGGAACGGGAGGCCGCCGACGCCGCGGGCCGGGTCGTCGCCGAGATGCGGCGCCTGCTCCAGATCCCGAGCGCGGATCCGCCGCTGCTGATCGACGCCGATCTGCGGCCGGAGGGCAAGTCGGGCCCGCTGGTGCGGACCCTGAAGTCGTACGAGGCGTACTACCGCCGCTGGTCCCTGGTGTGGGAGTCGCAGGCGCTGCTGAGGGCCGAACCGGTGGCCGGCGACGAGGACCTGGGGCGCCGGTTCATCGAGCTGGTCGACCCGCTGCGGTACCCGCGGGGCGGGCTCGTGGAGGAGGCCGTGCGGGAGATCCGGCGGCTGAAGGCGCGGATGGAGTCGGAGCGGCTGCCGCGCGGCGCCGACCCCAAGCTGCACACCAAGCTCGGGCCGGGCGGACTGTCCGACGTGGAGTGGACCGTGCAGCTGCTCCAGATGCGCCACGGGTCGCGGGAGGCCGGGCTGCGCACCACCCGTACCCGCGAGGGACTGGCCGCGGCGCACGCGGCCGGGCTGGTGTCCGCCGAGGACGCGGCGATCCTCGACGAGGCGTGGGTGCTGGCCACCCGGGTGCGCAACGCCGTGATGCTGGTGCGCGGACGTGCCGGGGACACCTTCCCCTCGGACGCCCGCGAACTGGCCGCCGTGGGACGTTACCTCGGGTACGGGCCGGGCCACGTGGGCGACATGCTGGACGCCTACCGCCGTACGGCGCGCCGCGCCCGGACCGTGGTGGAAGCGCTGTTCTACGACACGTGAGCCCCGGTGCGGGGGCCGGGCACCTCGCCCGTGCGGGACTTCTCCGGGGGGCCGCCGACCCCGCGGGGCAGCGCGTACGGCATCGATCCGTACCAGACCCGCGCCAGCCCGTAGCCGAAGGCCAGGCACAGGACACCGCCGACCGCGTCCAGCCAGAAGTGGTTGGCGGTGGCGACGATCACCACCAGGGTGGCCGTCGGGTACAGCAGGCCCAGCACCCGCACCCAGGGAACGGACGCCAGGGCGAAGATCGTCAGTCCGCACCACACGGACCAGCCGATGTGCATGGACGGCATGGCGGCGTACTGGTTCGACATGTTCTTCAGGTCGCCGGAGGCCATCGAGCCCCACGTCTGGTGGATCATGACCGTGTCGATGAAGTCGGCGCCGTTCATCAGCCGCGGCGGCGCCAGCGGGTACAGGTAGTACCCCACCAGGGCCACGCCCGTCGTCGCGAAGAGGACCGTGCGGGTCGCCGCGTAGCGCCCCGGATGGCTGCGGTACAGCCACACCAGCACACCCAGCGTCACCACGAAGTGCAGCGTCGCGTAGTAGTAGTTCATGCCGACGATGAGCCAAGTCACCGAGTTCACGGCATGGTTGACCGACAGTTCGACGGCGATGCCGAGATGCTGCTCGGCCTGCCAGATCCAGTCCGCGTTGCGCAGCGCCTCGGTGCGCTGCTCCGGGACCGCGTTGCGGATCAGCGAGTACGTCCAGTAACTCACCGCGATCAGCAGGATCTCGAACCACAGTCGCGGCCGGCGCGGCGCGCGCAGTCGGCTGAGCACCCCCCGGCGCTTGTCGTCCGCGACGGGCGGGGGAACGGCCTCCTCTTGGCCTTCCAGTGTCGTCACGGTCGTCTCACCCATGGGCACAGAGTTTGCCAGAAAAGCGTTCCGGCTCCGATCATCCCCTGGTCGGGTTGGGCACGCACGTTCTACGCCCGGGGTGGACATACGTCTCGTACCCGGGCACTACGGTGTTCGGCGGTTCTCCGCCTCAGGGACGATTCCGCTCGCCGGGCGCGGAAGCGGTCGAACCGCGTACCACCAGCTCCGGCATGAACACGAACTCGCTGTGCGGCGCGGGCGTCCCGCCGATCTCCTCCAGCAGGGTGCGCACGGCGGCCTGGCCCATGGCCGGGACCGGCTTGCGGACGGTCGTCAGCGGCGGGTCGGTGAAGGCGATCAGCGGGGAGTCGTCGAAGCCGACCACGGAGATGTCCTTGGGGACCTCCAGCCCGCGCTGCCGGGCC
Coding sequences:
- a CDS encoding MFS transporter, with translation MPLALLALAVAAFGIGTTEFVMMGLLSEVADDLHVSIPAAGHLVSAYALGVVIGAPLLAAVTARMPRRTVLIGLMVLFVVGNALSALAPDHQWLLAARFLSGLPHGAFFGVGAVVAATMVAPERKARSVSLMFLGLTVANIVGVPAATLTGQHFGWRVTFLGVSVIGVAAVAALALLVPHDHGHAAATGLRGELAALRSLPVWLALGTTVAGFGALFAAYSYITPMLTDSAGYADTSVTLLLALFGVGATAGNLLGGRLADRSMRGTLFGGMASLVLVLGLYPVLMSAQWSAALAVVLLGTAAFVTGSPLLLMVLERASAAPSLASSANQAAFNLANAGGAWVGGLALAAGFGTTSPATAGAGLALLGLAMAGTAYAVDRRRAAAPRTGRERLVAGHVPQASETVSG
- a CDS encoding glutamine synthetase family protein produces the protein MDKQQEFVLRTLEERDIRFVRLWFTDVLGFLKSVAVAPAELEQAFDEGIGFDGSAIEGFARVYESDMIAKPDPSTFQVLPWRAETPGTARMFCDILMPDGSPSFADPRYVLKRALARASDLGFTFYTHPEIEFFLLKHKPVDGSVPTPADNSGYFDHTPTNVGMDFRRQAITMLESMGISVEFSHHEGAPGQQEIDLRYADALSTADNVMTFRLVMKQVALEQNLQATFMPKPFSEHPGSGMHTHLSLFEGDRNAFYESGAEYQLSKVGRSFIAGLLRHAAEISAVTNQWVNSYKRIWGGSARTAGAGGEAPSYICWGHNNRSALVRVPMYKPGKTGSARVEVRSIDSGANPYLAYAVLLAAGLKGIEEGYELPPGAEDDVWALSEAERRAMGIEPLPQNLGEALGLMERSDLVAETLGEHVFDFFLRNKKQEWEEYRSEVTAFELRKNLPVL
- a CDS encoding VOC family protein; translation: MDFTLEVIPLPVSDIDRARDFYRDRVGFHVDIDQEVMPGMRIVQLTPPGSGCSIALGDSIWDMTKGETRPEPGSYQGLQLCVADIKAARAELVERGLDVSEPVQYTPDDGATFMYFKDPDGNGWSIQEYRRRATEPLHQVLRNQTGGGQ
- a CDS encoding endonuclease/exonuclease/phosphatase family protein; its protein translation is MAQQAYVTETDNGGSEPERPGSRLRRVAGRVAAGWRGDRRIWRRGLIVAAVALLLALVMVGHAYIPNSVGNLGSLTETFLPWIGVFVPLLFLLALVRRSAVALIAVLIPAVVWFNIFGGLLSDKAGAAGGHVTVVTHNVNADNPDAPGTARDVAASGADVVALEELTASAVPVYESALAAAYKYHSVQGTVGLWSKYPLRDVRPVDIKLGWIRAMRATVRTPEGPLAVYVAHLPSVRVKLEAGFTARERDTSADALGEAIGDEQLPRTVLLGDLNGTMNDRALKAVTAQMRSTQGAAGSGFGFSWPASFPMARIDQILVKGVEPVSSWTLPETTSDHLPVAARVKMDPSS
- a CDS encoding DUF305 domain-containing protein; the protein is MRRSQAGWIAGAAAAVFLTIGGITYAVAEDGRSDAAVPAADSADAGFARDMAVHHQQAVEMSYIVRDRTDDEDVRRLAYDIAQTQANQRGMMLGWLDLWALPKVSSEPMAWMGMGGMAAGEDGALMPGMATDTEMDKLAKLDGEEAEVFFLQLMTDHHKGGIHMAQSCVQQCRVDVEKRLAQGMVDAQQSEIGLMADLLKQRGAAPR
- a CDS encoding DUF3105 domain-containing protein, whose translation is MGSAKKQNSAARKARIEEMRRAERSRERRNRILTITASAVVVAGLVVGGVVLVRTQSDSGAAASDSKNPGKLVAGADGVSTWKGELSRNHVAENVAYPVEPPVGGDHHQAWMNCNGNVYTDEIPDVNAVHSLEHGAVWVTYTSKAQKADVDALAAKVKKTPYTLMSPDEKQKDPIMLTAWGHQRAVTGADDPNIDKFFEKYVQGEQTPEPGAACTGGLSK
- a CDS encoding NAD+ synthase, with protein sequence MPQLRLALNQIDSRVGDLAGNAESILRRTRHSAEQGAHLVAFPEMVLTGYPVEDLALRSSFVEASRTALRSLAARLAEEGFGRLPVIVGYLDRSETAQPRYGQPAGAPQNAAAVLYDGEVALTFAKHHLPNYGVFDEFRYFVPGDTMPVVRVHGVDVALAICEDLWQDGGRVPAARSARAGLLLSVNASPYERDKDDTRLELVRKRAQEAGCTTAYLAMMGGQDELVFDGDSIVVDRDGEVVARAPQFSESCVVLDLDLPAAVADAPTGVVDDGLRIDRLVLSEEPLPAYPAERTGGYAERLEDAEEVYSALVVGLRAYVAKNGFESVLIGLSGGIDSALVAAIACDAVGARNVYGVSMPSKYSSDHSKDDAAELARRTGLNFRTVPIEPMFDAYMGSLGLTGLAEENLQSRLRGTMLMAVSNQEGHIVLAPGNKSELAVGYSTLYGDSVGAYGPIKDLYKTSVFRLAEWRNRAAAERGETPPIPENSLTKPPSAELRPGQVDTDSLPDYPVLDAILERYVDRDEGADVIVAAGFDRELVTRTLRMVDTAEYKRRQYPPGTKISPKGFGKDRRLPITNGWRETA